The following coding sequences lie in one Fusarium poae strain DAOMC 252244 chromosome 1, whole genome shotgun sequence genomic window:
- a CDS encoding hypothetical protein (BUSCO:57439at5125): MSSIGPQLPPHLSKRKRTPDEEASASKHRRSESPAKNTNTDEIDLEDSDDDYGPSAPLPPKAPIGPALPTSNNDEIDLGSDSDSDTGPAPPKPTVGPAPPPADITQRPASSPDSDSDSEDEYGPVLPGASNANKPTIGPQLPVAEAAPQRDSWMLAPPTASGYSERDPTKMRNRKFASKPASSSGPSAVSAIWTETPEEKLKRLQDSVLGRSDKSTDAEPKNVKSREEEERNRKISANIESQRGKSLYAEHQGRREKSGQKLEEDDDPSKRGFDREKDMALGGKIGTAQRRELMNNAADFGGRFQKGSFL, encoded by the coding sequence AAGAAGCGTCCGCCAGCAAACACCGTCGCAGCGAATCCCCAGCAAAAAACACAAACACAGATGAGATTGATCTCGAAGACTCGGACGATGATTACGGTCCCAGCGCGCCATTACCTCCAAAAGCACCTATCGGTCCAGCTTTACCAACATCCAACAACGACGAGATAGATCTTGGGTCGGATTCAGACTCCGATACAGGCCCAGCACCACCAAAGCCTACTGTTGGCCCAGCACCTCCACCTGCCGACATCACACAACGCCCTGCGTCGTCTCCCGAttcagactcagactcggAGGATGAATATGGTCCCGTGCTCCCAGGCGCATCCAACGCGAATAAGCCGACCATAGGACCCCAGCTTCCAGTCGCCGAAGCAGCTCCACAGCGCGACTCATGGATGCTTGCGCCGCCCACCGCATCAGGATATTCAGAGCGCGACCCGACTAAAATGCGTAATCGCAAATTCGCTTCCAAACCAGCGTCATCTTCAGGGCCCTCAGCCGTTTCGGCAATATGGACTGAAACTCCTGAGGAGAAGCTAAAGCGACTACAAGATTCTGTACTGGGACGTTCCGACAAAAGTACAGATGCAGAGCCCAAGAATGTCAAGTCGcgggaggaagaagagcgcAATCGCAAGATTTCTGCCAATATTGAATCGCAGAGAGGCAAAAGTCTATACGCTGAGCATCAGGGACGGCGAGAAAAGTCTGGACAAAAActtgaagaggatgatgatccTAGTAAGCGAGGCTTTGATAGAGAAAAGGACATGGCTCTGGGCGGAAAGATTGGCACAGCACAAAGAAGGGAGCTGATGAACAATGCCGCTGATTTTGGTGGTAGGTTTCAGAAGGGATCTTTTCTGTAG
- a CDS encoding hypothetical protein (TransMembrane:1 (o54-79i)~BUSCO:45616at5125), with product MVAVGQILTEVSHVMIRAAAAEDPSSTTSQAAAETTTDNSQDRKDNGGGSNSPLLFFVALGFGVVFTNLWIIVGVKYCFRYNARNRQMRMNEDGEPMPLENMPRPHRRRREKKLMTMDEVNDKFPMMKYKAWVSERAKDGLPTNGGVSAPPTRPNSIREADGIVPDFSAKVRDSTDGPLADNVPKTNAQPETTGTNNTTETQAPEISIATAAAEAEKSKEAPKTTADAQTSNEQPANNQRLHRVSSEETDDDDDHIDGALPPECLENPGDTCAICIDTLEDDDDVRGLTCGHAFHAVCVDPWLTSRRACCPLCKADYYVPKPRPAPDVNNEAGANNGSSFDPRNNPVFGMPAALRSAWIRGSRNDRNETPALTSRRRRTGDVPAGQDPAQQTEQTQQTAEVTQASNGGVLSSMRGALRFGRRRQPQENSEALTPSQLEAANRTPAAT from the exons ATGGTCGCCGTTGGCCAGATATTGACTGAGGTCTCTCATGTCATGATTCGCGCTGCCGCCGCCGAAGATCCTTCGTCGACAACctctcaagctgctgctgagacGACAACCGATAACAGCCAAGACAGGAAAGACAATGGCGGCGGGTCAAACTCGCCACTGCTTTTCTTTGTCGCTTTAGGTTTTGGTGTCGTCTTTACAAACTTATG GATTATCGTTGGTGTTAAATACTGCTTCCGATACAATGCTCGAAATCGACAAATGCGAATGAACGAGGATGGCGAGCCTATGCCTCTCGAAAACATGCCTCGACCTCATCGTAGACGTCGTGAGAAGAAGCTGATGACCATGGACGAGGTCAACGACAAGTTCCCGATGATGAAGTACAAGGCATGGGTCTCTGAGCGTGCAAAGGACGGTCTTCCTACCAACGGCGGCGTTTCTGCACCACCCACTCGGCCTAACAGTATTCGAGAGGCGGACGGGATTGTACCAGACTTTTCCGCAAAGGTGCGCGACTCGACTGATGGACCACTGGCCGACAACGTACCCAAAACGAATGCACAGCCAGAGACGACAGGTACCAACAACACCACTGAAACTCAAGCACCCGAGATTTCCATCGCGACCGCAGCTGCTGAGGCCGAAAAATCCAAGGAGGCACCCAAGACGACAGCTGATGCTCAGACTTCAAACGAACAGCCCGCCAACAATCAACGACTTCATCGAGTCTCTAGCGAGGAAacagatgatgacgacgatcaCATCGACGGTGCACTACCACCTGAATGTCTCGAAAACCCCGGTGATACATGTGCTATCTGCATTGATACACTtgaggatgacgacgatgttcGCGGATTGACTTGTGGACATGCTTTCCACGCCGTTTGTGTCGATCCCTGGCTGACCAGTCGACGAGCCTGTTGTCCACTCTGCAAGGCCGATTATTATGTTCCCAAACCTCGCCCAGCTCCCGATGTCAACAACGAAGCTGGCGCGAACAACGGCTCCAGCTTTGATCCTCGAAACAACCCAGTCTTTGGCATGCCCGCCGCTCTTCGCTCTGCCTGGATTAGAGGTTCTCGTAATGACAGGAATGAAACACCAGCCCTCACTAGTCGTCGACGCAGAACAGGTGACGTTCCGGCTGGGCAGGATCCTGCTCAACAGACTGAGCAGACCCAGCAAACAGCAGAAGTTACTCAGGCATCAAACGGTGGTGTTCTCTCCTCCATGCGAGGCGCTCTACGATTTGGTCGAAGACGACAACCACAAGAGAATTCTGAAGCTCTAACACCATCACAACTTGAAGCGGCAAACCGCACGCCAGCCGCCACATAA
- the CYP3 gene encoding Peptidyl-prolyl cis-trans isomerase H (BUSCO:48627at5125) has product MPPTKLPESGNPLVFFDITIGGEPLGRITFELFKDVVPKTAENFRQFCTGESKNPVGRPQGYKGSKFHRIIPNFMCQGGDFLNGDGTGSTCIWGFKSFEDENFTLKHDQPGLLSMANAGPNTNGSQFFITTVPTPFLDNKHVVFGKVFEGMDVVKKMEATKTGYRGKDVPNLDVVISQCGEM; this is encoded by the exons ATGCCTCCTACAAAACTCCCCGAGTCTGGAAATCCCCT TGTGTTTTTTGACATCACCATTGGAG GTGAACCCCTTGGCCGCATCACCTTTGAACTCTTCAAGGATGTTGTCCCCAAAACAGCAGAGAACTTCCGCCAGTTTTGCACTGGCGAGAGCAAGAACCCCGTAGGTCGTCCTCAGGGCTACAAGGGCTCCAAGTTCCACCGCATA ATTCCCAACTTTATGTGTCAAGGTGGTGACTTTCTCAACGGCGACGGTACTGGATCGACATGCATCTGGGGCTTCAAGTCTTTCGAGGATGAGAACTTTACGCTAAAGCATGATCAGCCCGGTCTTCTCTCCATGGCT AATGCCGGACCCAACACCAACGGATCTCAATTCTTCATCACCACTGTCCCCACACCCTTTCTCGATAACAAGCACGTTGTCTTTGGAAAGGTCTTTGAAGGCATGGACGTGGTCAAGAAGATGGAGGCTACAAAGACTGGCTACCGCGGCAAGGATGTGCCGAACCTCGACGTGGTCATCTCCCAGTGTGGTGAGATGTAG
- a CDS encoding hypothetical protein (SECRETED:SignalP(1-22)) — MKFIDASALALAASTLISPASAHSWVEYASKLARNGTMIGKMGYPRGFVPRDSTNPPFADSIPQNILPQAGQSAYSGQEILNKYKLEQNPQFPMLEAAAGDYIAIMHLENGHTTLPENQPNKPRNRGTIYFYGTTEPKNEEKLFDVHLRWNKEGTGGDKRGKLISTRNYDDGQCYQPNNGQLSTGRSAELKPKGAVHEKELACQSDLKLPSDLKAGDIYTIYWYWDWPDLNSDNIDMEATKNGKFPWAGTFMRGEKDPNGFTMDAIARNESYSSVLDIKITGAAGVAAKDQNILEYVDNQNVYSAGIEEQMKSNFQVDVDGGKGDDMPAPSSPSSPSSPAGPTGPTGPTATAPVDGGAGSGGDVATVTVTATVKPSPIISTVYVTVPSESLTGVAPEPVDGETSTKTITTTALVTKSKNPSDAVPTPPTASTVYETLYTTRPKEQPTGGDQPQQPQPSTVFKTIVTHINTPSSSGEPNAPPAQPTLPGGQFREDPPADGGAPAKTQSDGPPIPTPFLRRRQNWVLGNF; from the coding sequence ATGAAATTCATCGACGCCTCTGCCCTTGCTCTTGCGGCAAGCACCCTCATTTCACCAGCTTCGGCTCACTCTTGGGTTGAGTATGCCTCCAAACTCGCTCGAAATGGTACCATGATTGGTAAGATGGGTTATCCTCGTGGCTTCGTCCCTCGCGATTCCACCAACCCTCCTTTTGCGGACTCGATCCCCCAGAACATTTTGCCCCAGGCAGGCCAATCCGCTTACTCTGGCCAAGAGATTCTGAACAAGTACAAGCTTGAGCAGAACCCTCAGTTCCCCATGCTTGAAGCCGCTGCTGGTGACTACATTGCTATTATGCATCTCGAGAATGGCCACACCACTCTTCCCGAGAACCAGCCCAACAAGCCCAGGAACCGTGGCACTATCTACTTCTACGGCACCACCGAGCCTAAAAACGAGGAGAAGCTTTTCGATGTTCACCTCCGCTGGAACAAAGAGGGCACTGGTGGTGACAAGCGTGGCAAGCTCATCTCCACTCGCAACTATGACGACGGTCAGTGCTATCAACCTAACAATGGTCAACTCAGCACTGGACGCTCCGCCGAACTCAAGCCCAAGGGCGCCGTCCACGAAAAGGAACTCGCCTGCCAATCTGACCTGAAGCTTCCCAGTGATCTCAAGGCTGGCGATATCTACACCATCTACTGGTACTGGGACTGGCCTGACCTGAACAGCGACAACATTGACATGGAAGCCACCAAGAATGGCAAGTTCCCCTGGGCCGGAACTTTCATGCGTGGAGAGAAAGACCCCAACGGCTTCACCATGGACGCTATTGCGCGCAACGAGAGTTACTCGAGCGTCCTTGACATCAAGATCACTGGCGCCGCAGGTGTAGCTGCTAAGGATCAAAACATTCTTGAATACGTCGACAATCAGAACGTTTACTCTGCCGGTATCGAGGAGCAGATGAAGTCCAACTTTCAAGTCGACGTTGATGGCGGCAAGGGTGACGACATGCCTGCTCCTTCGTCTCCTTCATCCCCTTCGTCTCCTGCTGGCCCTACTGGCCCTACTGGCCCTACTGCTACCGCACCTGTTGATGGAGGAGCTGGAAGTGGCGGCGATGTCGCTACAGTGACCGTCACAGCGACTGTCAAGCCTTCTCCCATCATCAGCACCGTATATGTCACTGTTCCTTCCGAGTCTCTTACTGGAGTTGCTCCCGAACCAGTTGATGGTGAGACCAGCACCAAGACCATCACTACTACCGCTCTTGTCACCAAAAGCAAGAACCCATCTGATGCTGTGCCTACCCCGCCTACTGCCTCGACTGTCTATGAGACTCTCTATACTACGCGGCCCAAGGAACAGCCCACTGGAGGTGATCAGCCGCAACAGCCGCAGCCCTCCACGGTCTTCAAGACCATCGTCACACATATAAATACACCCTCATCTAGCGGAGAGCCCAACGCTCCTCCCGCTCAACCCACGTTACCCGGCGGTCAGTTCCGCGAAGACCCTCCTGCCGATGGAGGTGCTCCGGCTAAGACCCAGAGCGATGGCCCTCCCATCCCCACGCCATtcctccgccgccgccagAACTGGGTTCTTGGCAACTTTTAG